One part of the Anguilla anguilla isolate fAngAng1 chromosome 11, fAngAng1.pri, whole genome shotgun sequence genome encodes these proteins:
- the LOC118208654 gene encoding transmembrane protein 26 gives MTVIDTELFLKKPPKPIKGHFSIFQRHLGFGISSPALIRINLSRTPAVMPLPRVLCSPPDGRTSPRICGLLNVLLALLSRFLFAVHGVVTVWRVVAVKGEPLYWLLLSGAALLGVEMAVTLKCTRNAEWKWFSPMVFLYLSTVVPSIWFLELDLLQSKLPLNTSFGNDLHLLSHIPIAAGLAQLDPENWAAGLEQTMLIVLVLGRWLMPKGDMSRDQLSQLLMVYVGLGADILDIFDTFKEPEVKTNRTVIIVGLSLFTWALMQFPLVLTQTSHSKAQRGTDRCSSSEAGGRGDVDGPAGDRWSSCCSSEAWSLLLTVGLQDGPFLVYRLYLMVRENVLNQLMIFFTCKNILVVLLEIYRILVVQCERMGPEGSGTARRCRSAARPQDAESGDRSCQP, from the exons ATGACAGTTATAGATACAgaactatttttgaaaaaacctCCAAAGCCTATTAAGGGGCATTTTTCTATCTTTCAAAGACATCTGGGTTTCGGTATCTCCTCTCCAGCGTTAATAAGGATTAATCTCTCGCGTACGCCGGCGGTGATGCCGCTGCCGCGCGTCCTGTGCTCCCCGCCGGACGGCCGGACGTCTCCGAGGATTTGCGGGCTCCTGAACGTCCTGCTGGCGCTGCTGAGCCGCTTCCTGTTCGCCGTGCACGGCGTGGTGACGGTGTGGCGGGTGGTGGCGGTCAAGGGCGAGCCCCTGTACTGGCTGCTGCTCAgcggcgccgccctgctgggcGTGGAGATGGCCGTCACCCTCAAGTGCACCCGAAACGCGGAGTGGAAATG GTTCTCCCCAATGGTTTTCCTGTACCTCAGCACGGTCGTGCCCTCCATCTGGTTCCTGGAGCTGGACCTGCTGCAGTCGAAGCTGCCGCTTAACACCTCCTTCGGGAACgacctccacctcctctcccaCATTCCGATCGCGGCG GGCCTGGCTCAGCTGGACCCGGAGAACTGGGCCGCGGGGCTGGAGCAGACCATGCTGATCGTGCTGGTGCTGGGGCGCTGGCTGATGCCCAAGGGGGACATGTCCCGAGATCAGCTCTCCCAGCTGCTCATGGTCTACGTGGGCCTGGGCGCGGACATCCTGGACATCTTCGACACCTTCAAGGAGCCCGAGGTCAAGACCAACCGGACCGTCATTATCGTGGGGCTCAGCCTGTTCACCTGGGCCCTCATGCAGTTCCCCCTGGTGCTGACCCAAACCAGCCACTCCAAAGCTCAGCGCGGGACCGACCGGTGCTCCTCCTCGGAAGCCGGAGGCCGCGGGGACGTGGACGGGCCGGCGGGCGACCGCTggtcctcctgctgctccagcgAGGCCTGGAGCCTGCTGCTCACCGTCGGACTGCAGGACGGGCCCTTCCTGGTGTACCGCCTCTACCTGATGGTCCGGGAGAACGTGCTCAACCAGCTGATGATATTCTTCACCTGCAAGAACATCCTGGTGGtcctcctggagatctaccgcaTCCTGGTGGTCCAGTGCGAGCGGATGGGCCCGGAAGGATCCGGAACCGCGCGACGTTGCCGTAGCGCCGCTCGACCGCAAGACGCGGAGAGCGGGGATCGGAGCTGTCAGCCATAG
- the gabrd gene encoding gamma-aminobutyric acid receptor subunit delta: MEIYTFVLSAWLLLCIERSTFTRAMMSDIGEYVGTDIEISWLPNLDELMKGYARNFRPGIGGPPVNVAMAIEVASIDHISEANMDYTMTVFLRQSWRDDRLLYNHTNKTLGLDSRFVDKLWLPDTFIVNAKSAWFHDVTVENKLIRLQPDGVILYSSRITSTVACDMDLTKYPMDEQECMLDLESYGYSSEDIVYHWSESQVHIHGLDKLELSQFTIIDYSFVTETLNFKSAGRFPRLSLRFQLRRNRGVYIIQSYMPSILLVAMSWVSFWISQSAVPARVSLGITTVLTMTTLMVSARSSLPRASAIKALDVYFWICYVFVFAALVEYAFAHYNADYNRKQRAKIKASKLSSESIVKNGKQAMVLFSLSVAGMNQAGLAVSSRQTRAQRAAQAPGEAEEAENGKTRARSAAPAAEEKKGSGCKPIDADTIDIYARAVFPAAFAAVNVIYWVAYTM; encoded by the exons GGCCATGATGAGTGACATCGGGGAGTATGTAGGTACAGACATTGAGATATCCTGGTTACCTAATCTGGACGAGTTAATGAAGGGGTACGCGCGAAATTTTCGCCCTGGGATAGGAG gCCCCCCTGTGAATGTAGCGATGGCTATTGAAGTAGCCAGCATCGATCACATCTCAGAGGCTAACATG GACTACACCATGACCGTGTTCCTACGTCAGAGCTGGAGGGACGACCGCCTGTTGTACAACCACACCAACAAGACGCTGGGGCTGGACAGCCGCTTCGTGGACAAGCTGTGGCTGCCAGACACCTTCATCGTCAACGCCAAGTCGGCCTGGTTCCATGACGTCACCGTGGAGAACAAGCTCATCCGCCTGCAACCCGACGGAGTCATCCTCTACAGCAGCCG GATCACCTCCACAGTGGCCTGTGACATGGATCTGACCAAGTATCCAATGGATGAGCAGGAGTGCATGTTGGACCTGGAGAGCT ATGGCTACTCCTCAGAGGACATTGTTTACCATTGGTCAGAGAGCCAGGTGCACATACACGGACTGGACAAACTGGAACTGTCCCAGTTCACCATTATAGACTACAGTTTTGTCACAGAGACATTGAACTTCAAATCAG CTGGCCGCTTCCCACGGCTAAGCCTGCGATTCCAGCTGAGGCGGAATCGGGGAGTCTACATCATCCAGTCCTACATGCCCTCCATCCTATTGGTTGCAATGTCCTGGGTGTCCTTTTGGATCAGCCAATCGGCAGTGCCTGCGAGGGTGTCACTAG GCATCACCACAGTCCTCACCATGACGACCCTGATGGTCAGTGCCCGGTCCTCCCTTCCGCGAGCCTCCGCCATCAAAGCCCTGGACGTTTACTTCTGGATCTGCTACGTGTTCGTGTTCGCCGCCCTGGTGGAGTACGCCTTCGCCCACTACAACGCCGACTACAACCGCAAGCAGAGAGCCAAGATCAAGGCCAGCAAGCTCAGCTCAGAG TCCATTGTGAAGAACGGGAAGCAGGCGATGGTGCTGTTCTCCCTGTCGGTGGCGGGCATGAACCAGGCGGGCCTGGCGGTGTCCAGCAGACAGACGCGGGCGCAGCGGGCCGCCCAGGCGCCGGGAGAGGCCGAGGAGGCGGAGAACGGGAAGACCCGGGCCAGGAGCGCGGCGCCGGCGGCCGAGGAGAAGAAGGGCAGCGGGTGCAAGCCCATCGACGCCGACACCATCGACATCTACGCCCGCGCCGTCTTCCCAGCTGCCTTTGCGGCGGTCAACGTCATCTACTGGGTGGCGTACACCATGTGA